CATTGATGAAGATTTCTTTGGTCTTTAATGAACTGAATGACGTACCCTTGTATGCTCAGCAGTTTATAGTTGATCAGCCTGCTGAAATGAAAATTACCGGTGTCATGGAAGAGCATACCTCTTCTTTTTCATGGGAATGGATGCTTTACACATTCTGTTCATTAGGATGCTTCCTGTTGCTTGTAAAGGAGGTGAAATCGTTGATACGCATTGTCCGTTTGAAACATTGTGCTGAAAAGGTTTCTGTACGCGGTATTGACCTGTATTGTACGGATGACGGACAGACGCCTTTCACTTTTTTCCGGACTATTTTCTGGAATAAGGATATTTCTCCTGATACAGAAGAGGGTAGGTGTGTATTGACACATGAACTGGCACATGTCCGTTTATTGCATAGTTGGGATAAAGCTTTCATACGACTTGTTTGTTGTATTTTCTGGATGAATCCTTTTTTTAGATTTTTTTGCCGGGAACTGGAGCTGGTGCACGAATTTGCTGCTGACAGTGAAACCATCGGTGAAGGAGATGGAAAAGCACTTTCATCCTTGATTTTATGTACGTTGTACCCAAATCATTATCACGACTTTACCAGTCGTTTTTTTCAATCACCCATTAAAAGAAGAATTGCTATGATCACCAATCAAAAAAAAATATCATCAGGAATCATACGTAAGATAAGTATTATTCCTGTTATCCTGGTGGCTCTTTACTTGTTTTCGCTAAGAGTAATTGCTTCAGGACCGGAAAATGCAATCATCGTACAGGATGATAAAGATCCCCTGAAACCACAAAACGCTTTGGAAGAACTGGTAACAATTGTCGCTTTTGGAAATACGAGCAAACCGGTTGAAGAACCGGCCCCGGTTTCTTTTTCCCGGAAAAACCCGAAGAGTGGTGTGTTCACCTATAATGAAGTGGAAGTAAAACCCACCTACAATGGGAAAGCCGCCGGCGAAGGATTCAGGGAATATATGGCCCGTAATCTCACTTATCCCCCAACTGCTATAGAAGTAGGGCAAAAAGGGAAGGTAATCGTTTCTTTCATCGTTGACGAAAACGGAAAAGTGACAGACGCAGAGGCAGTGGTGAATCCTTATCCAACGCTTGGGAAAGAAGTGGAACGTGCTGTGAAAGCTTCTTCAGCATGGACTCCGGGAAAAAAGAATGGGAAAAATGTTCCCGTACAGTGTTATGCATTTGTAGAATTTAAATTGAATGGAGGGCAGATAACGAAAACTTCTGAAAGTGCAGATGATGAATATTTGTATGCAAAAGTGGATCAGAAGCCTCTTTTTGAAGGAAGAAATGCCGATGAAAGTTTCAGGGAGTTTATAAATAAAAATACTATTTACCCGCCTGATGCGCTAAAGAATAATAATGGAGGACGTGTTTATGTCGAATTTGTAATTGATAAGAATGGAGATGTAAAAAATGCAAAGGTCGTCCGTGACCCAGGTAAGAGTTTAAGCGAGGAAGCTCTGCGGGTAGTTAATTCTTCTCCCCGGTGGACACCTGGAAAAATGAATGGGAAAAATGTAAATGTACGGTATGCCTTTCCTATAGTCTTTAAGTTGCAAGGGGATAAGAAGTCTGATTCATCAGAAACTTCTAAGCTTTAATTATCCATCAATGAATTTTTTGCAAAGATTATATGCTTGATGATGAAGGCGGGTTTGATAAATGCAGGTCCGCTTTTTAGTACTGTACAATATTGATAATAAATAGATAGGACTCATATTATATTAATGCTAAAATACCCCGCAGATTGAATCTACGGGGTGTTTTTGCATTAACGACCCTTAGGCCGGAAAGATGGTCATTTATTCGAACGTTACGCCGAGCCAGCTGCTGGAACGCAGGTCCTTACAAAGTGACAATAATTCGGTAACACCGGTTGAGGATGTTGTATAATCCGACAGGCCGATACCGAAACGGATACCTTTACCCTGGCTGTTGAAATTGGTCAATGAAGAACGTGGAATAACCACATCTAACGTATAACCGTCAGAGGAGGAATTCGGAGTCACTGTAATCCCTTCTGCCGAAGCTTCTACCCATTGTCCTTCTTTGCCATTCCAGCGGTTGACATGGCCTGCTGAGGAGATCCAAAATTTAGAGATTCCGGTATCTACATCCAACAGGGAAAGATTATCAGCGTCAATATAAAGATATACACCGTCGCCTGCCTGTGTTCCGGGTTCTGCGGTAACCGTCGTATTGTCTTTGGCGATAATGCCGACATAGAGGTTATTTCCATCGATACCCAGTCCGGCAGTAATATTGGCTTCAGTCTTGCCCCCAACAAACATAGGATGATCCGTCACTTGATCCCCAATGATGGTTAAATCATTGACCAGATGTCCTTTCATATAGAAGGGAGCTTCCTGATTCTTGAGCAGTCCGTGATTGGAAGTGGTCAATGCCAGGATGGTTTTGTTGTCGAAAAGCATCAACGAATTGCGGACAGCTTTTTCTTCGCTTTCGAAGGGAAAAGGTCTGGTACGGTATTTGAAATTTTCCGCCTTTGAAGTACCAATAGCTACCTCCATTAATTCGAAATCTGGGTTGCGCCCTTCATCGGTTTGGTAGGAAAGCAAGGTTTCTCCTGTTGGCAACACAATCATACGGGTAATTCCCATGAAATATTTGTCCGGAAGGATTTCATAGAGGGCATAATCACGATCGGGAGTATCTCCCCTGACAGCATCTCTCCAGTTTTCCACCAACGGACAACGAACCGTATAAGGCTTAAAGGTCATTGTCTTGTTGTCGGAAAGGGCAACTACAATCTCATCACCCAGTACTGCTGGTGAAGGCCAGGTATTTTGTTTGTAGGCACGCGAAGCCACCGTTCTGGCTCCTGTCCAGCGCCGGTTCACCCCATCAGGACCGAAATCCTTGATTTCACTGGACCATGTTTGTCCATTATCGTTTGATTCGATTACTACTAATTGCTGTTCCAAGATCTCAGCTAATAACTCCGTTGAATTCAGTGCAGTAATGGATACTGGCGTCCCGCCATCGGCAAAATAGAGTTGTAACTTACCATCCGGAAGTTGCAGGAATGATGGATTTTCAACACCCAGATTCGCATAAACTTCCGTGATAGGTTCTAAAGTCAAATCACTGTTGATCCGCCTGATTTTAATAGCAGCAGGATATTCCGTGGTTGTACCGGTCAACTCATATTGGTACCTGACAGCGCAGGAAGCTACTAAGTCTCCATTCTGAAGAAGGGTAATGGTTGGCTGTCCCATTAAGTCCTTATAGGTAAGGTCTTCATTACCGTTTTTACCAGTGTGGGAACCTTTGGGAAATAGGGTAACGGCAGTACTCCATGTAATGCCTTCGTCCTGACTGGAAATCAGATAAACATTATCTTCCGATGCATAAACCGCTACCAACTCATTGGCTGTACGGATCATTTGAGGCGCAGCACCTTTGGCTGCCAGTTGCTTTAGGGAACTGTAATCCCATGCAATGCGAATGCCGCTTATAGGCGTGATTTTTACAGGTTTGTAGCTGTCGTCAATCCCGATGCCGTTATCGTCATCATCCTTACTGCTGCATGAACTGAACAACGAAACAGATGCAATGCAGAATAGCCACAAGCCCATTATATAAAATTTATATTTTTTCATATACAATCATTTTTTAAGATGGATTAATCAGACGTCGTTTTACACAGACGGAAATCAGCAATATACACAACTACTTCTTTTGCTGAAGTATAAGCGAAAGTGGCACTACCTTCGCCTCCGATATTGACTGCATAGACACGGTTACGCCTTTGGGAATTGTCTCCTCCGTCATTTGCACGCATATCAATGGTGTATTCATGCCATGAGGTTTGTATCTCAGCATCGCCCATTTTTGCCTGTTTCCCGGCATCCCAAGACTGTTGAGTATAATCGGAATTTTGAGGATATCCCCACAAACTATTCATCGGACGGATCCACGGCAAACGGAAAATATCCCAGCCTACCTGGTTGGCTCCCGCATTGTTGGTCACCACTTCTTTTTTACATCCGATAAACATCTTAAACTTCACATAGGGATAACGTTGGTTGTCAAAGCGCCATTGTCTGGGCAATGCAAAGATAAATGTTGCATTTTTCTGTTTGATCACACAACGATAGATGTTTTTACCGTCATTTTGAATTAATTGACCCAGTTGCAGGTTTACCGTTTCACCATTCACCACATCTTCACCCGTATTGGGGAGATTCCATCTGCTGATATCCGTATAACCGGGGCGGGGCAGGAAGTTGCCGGAGTGGGATAAATTCATATCCCAGGCATCCGCCTGAACCCATCCGTTAGCAAAGAACTGAGGCTCGATAAATACACGGTCAGGAAAAAACGGATCACTATTGGGTATTTTTGTTACTACAGTTCCTACATAAGGTTCCAGGAAAGTATCGAAGGCTGTTCCCATGGTTTTTTCTATGTACCGGATAGTCGTGATTTGTCCGGATTCAATGGCATCTTTCAGGGTCTGCAGACTTTCTGGAGCATTACCAGTAGCAGCATTGATCTTTGCAGGCTGGTCTACCGGCATCATGAACTCCTGCCATGCGCCTCCGCCCACCCGGCTTGTCACACCATTCCTTCCATAATCCAGGACTTCGAGTGTTCCGGGAAGTCCTTTTCCGGTTAGATCAAGGGTATGTACCTTATTGAAAAAGAACAAATCGGCAAAGGTGGTCATATTCATTGGGTAAACCAGTTCAGTCACCTTATCTGCTTCTTCCAGTGTGAATACATTGATTCCATTGCCTCTCAAAGTATTTAACTCGGTTGGAACAAACGGCTGATCAGGTGTGGGCATCTGCACTACATACGGCCTTTCAACATTAATGGTATCCAGCAGTTCCCTGCCGTCGTCCAGAATCGGAAGTACGCGATAGGTCATATCAAAAGTCACTTCCTGTCCTGATGGAAGATTACTGGCATAAACTCGCGGAGAATTAAGTAAGGTGTCTGCTTCTGATTTACCGTCGGCATCGGTATACCGGCATATAAGTCCGTGGTATTCCATCATGATGGTATGCAGACCGGTAGGCCATTCCAGCAATATAGCCGAAGAAGCAATGGATGCATTAGGGTTAAGGATACCTTCGGACAACACATCACGGTCATACGAAGTGTAGGGCACCAATGATATCTCCTGTGGCGTGGAGCGATAACCAT
The sequence above is drawn from the Bacteroidales bacterium genome and encodes:
- a CDS encoding M56 family metallopeptidase, yielding MENFLYYLLKVVICSAMFVACYWLLLKNSRLHRWNRFYILAAVVLSITIPLMKISLVFNELNDVPLYAQQFIVDQPAEMKITGVMEEHTSSFSWEWMLYTFCSLGCFLLLVKEVKSLIRIVRLKHCAEKVSVRGIDLYCTDDGQTPFTFFRTIFWNKDISPDTEEGRCVLTHELAHVRLLHSWDKAFIRLVCCIFWMNPFFRFFCRELELVHEFAADSETIGEGDGKALSSLILCTLYPNHYHDFTSRFFQSPIKRRIAMITNQKKISSGIIRKISIIPVILVALYLFSLRVIASGPENAIIVQDDKDPLKPQNALEELVTIVAFGNTSKPVEEPAPVSFSRKNPKSGVFTYNEVEVKPTYNGKAAGEGFREYMARNLTYPPTAIEVGQKGKVIVSFIVDENGKVTDAEAVVNPYPTLGKEVERAVKASSAWTPGKKNGKNVPVQCYAFVEFKLNGGQITKTSESADDEYLYAKVDQKPLFEGRNADESFREFINKNTIYPPDALKNNNGGRVYVEFVIDKNGDVKNAKVVRDPGKSLSEEALRVVNSSPRWTPGKMNGKNVNVRYAFPIVFKLQGDKKSDSSETSKL